The genomic interval TGTAACAAGTCATAACGTTACATTCTGATACAGTTCCTACTGAGAGGAAGGAGTTTATGGCACTTGTGACCTCATCCACTCGGCAGTGCACAGAGCCATTCCTGGTATATGTGTCAGCCCGTCTATTACTCACTATTATTCTCTACCTGTAATGGTTTAGTGGCTGCACGCCTCATCATAAAATAGTGTGCTAATAAGGCTGAGCTCACCCCATCATTGCCGGGGAGTAGAAAGATAAATCTGCCACAGGACACAAATAGGACCTGATGGACCCACTGACTTATAATACCATCAGGTTCTTCTAGAATACAAGAAATGCTTCAATCCTGCCCCTTTCTGGTgcacagcatgcagcactatCTTCCCAGCAAAATGTCAGCCAGTGAgaaaacccaatggaccccattatcaaCAGGGCCTGTCATAGTGTCTGCTTTGAGACAGATCTAGTTCTCCACTGCAGATCCGATCATGTGCCTGAAAAAGTAGCACAGCGTGCAGCACTACTTTTCTAGTATAATGCCAGACAGTGCAAAAACCTCCCAAAACATAAGGTAACAAACTGCAGGGAACTGTTAATGTTCGCGGTGTGACATCCATTTTCCAATGCAGGTTCTGTCATATATGCTTGACAAAGTAGCATAGCATGCAGCATTATTGCAATGGACTCAATTATATGTAAATGGGGTCTGCTGTGTGATGGACTGGGCACACTGCTAGATGTGAACTTTGGCAAAATAGGAAAAAGGTTCACTCCTGTGTCTGTTGTGTGACAGATTCAGCACTCAACACAGATTGGGTCATACTTGCAGGAAAAAGCACAGAATGCAGCACTATTTTCCAGTAAAATGAGAGACAATGTGATAAAACCCATTGGACCCCATCATAAGTTGCCAGAACCCATCAGGTGCTATAAGTGGCTGTTGCGTAACAGATCCGGTTCTCTGCTCCAGATTCTGCCTGACAAAGTGGATCAGCATGCAGCATTATTTTCTTTAGAAAACCAAGACTCAATTACAAGTAAATGGGCTACATCAGATGCCATGTGTGTCTGCATTGTGACAGATCCAGAACTCTCTTACATGTGAACCCAAACAAATAAAagtgctgcatgctgtgctaCAATTATTCTGATAAATCATAAACCATGAAGACTTTGACAGATGTGAACTTAATCCTGTCCACTCAGCTGCAGACAGACGGATCTTATCTATAGTGTCAGAACATGGCGGTGGCGACATGAGGGCAGAAAATGAGAAGTTTGCAGCAACATAAAGTGAATGTAACATTTCCATGGTGACCTGGCTACCTCGCAGCACGTACTGTAAGTCAGATCACTATTGGGGCACATCTGCACGTCACAGGATTTTTGCcaaatcaaaaaaaaaacaaaaaaaactgaagtgtagtattttttttgtcacattttttctTGAGTAATCCCCATGGATAGGCAGCATTCCAGTGTAAACTGACACACTGTGACGGAAAACCGCTGTGTGAATCTGATCCGATCTACCTGTGAATGAGATTTGTTTTGGTCTCATCCGCTTGGCTGATACTGTAACACATTGCAGATTTACCGCCTGCAAATCCGTACAGCGCGGCTACTATGTGTGAACAGGCTCCAATGCCAGCGGTAGTCACACAGGTGACAAGACATTATACAAGGTCACCAGGATCTGGCACCAGGGACCTACATGTCACCCTGTGGTCCTAAGGCTGAGCAGGGCCATGGCCACACTACCCTCCCCCCAAGATGGCCTCCACAGTGACCAGGCCCAGCTTCCTGCCCTCTCCTGGAGCTGCTCCCGGCCGGAGTGACACAGGGCAGCCGCCTCCACTATGGTCTGGAGCCGACCCTCGTCCTGCCGCTGCCCCCAGCCCTCTCACCTGCAGTTCGGCCCTCTCCACTTCCCAGTGCGCTCTCTCCATCTCGAAGCGGGCCCACTCATGCTGGATGTAGTGCAGGATCCCCGGGATGGTGTACTGAGGCGGCCGGGCAGGCAGCTCACAGCCCGGCTCTGAGGGGACTCCCTGTGCTTGGGCCTGACTAGGACCCCCGACCTGCGGCCTCGGAGAAGCAGCCATTCCGCCAGCCGCCGGGAGATCCTCCATCTAGTGCCAGGCCTCCGGTGACTTGGCTCCGGTCGAAGGTGTCCGGTGGAAATCACTAGCTCCGAGTGGAGAGAAGGGGGGGGAATGAACGGCCTCGTAACCCGACCCCCCCGAGAGAGACACTGACTGCCCGTCCTACAGTCTCCGGCCGATCACTTTACTGAGCGCCGCCATGTTTCAACACCCCCCCGGGCCCGGTAACTCCGCGGGGCACGCTGGGTAACCGGCCTCGTTCGCCGCCTCCCGCTTGTCAgcgtcactgcgcatgcgcgaggctCAAGCACTGACGTCACAAAGGCAACCTGTGTCACGTGGCTTAAGCTCCGCCCTCGTCCTGATGATGAGCCTGGCGGTGACGTCAccgtgcagcgtcttccggcatcTCTGTAACTGAGAGTGACATCACCGGAGGAGAAACTCGGTATATGGTGACGAACTGCAGGGGGGATCAGGTAATGGATGCAGTGACGTCATAAGGCACATagttatattattttgctgaactATAAGTCCCAGCATACTTTTCTTATCATAAAATGTTACAACTTTCGGAGGAGAACATTGTAAAGGCGACAGCTGGAGGATAATAAAATCATAAACCCTTCTAGCATTAACctcaaggctatgttcacacatgggATAAAATAGGATACGGATTTGTTGCCCTGTGTCCTACTGATCTGCATAAACCCAGTGTTAGTCTATGGCCgtggtggcgaacctatggcacaggtggcacccgtctgtggaacagattatattttgtgggggtcattgtgcagcagattatactgtgtgtgtgtcactgtgcagcagattgtacggtgtgtgtgtcactgtggagcagattatactgtgtggaggctactgtggaacagattgtactgtgtaggggtcacagtggagcagattgtactgtgtggaggctactgtggaacagattgtactgtgtgggggtcactgtggaacagattgcactgtgtgggggtcactgtggaacagattgcactgtgtgggggtcactgtggagcagattatactgtgtgtagggaccactgtggagcagattgtactgtgtggggaccactgtggagcagattgtacggtgtgtgggtcactgtggagcagattatactgtgtgtgggtcactgtggagcagattgtattgtgtgtggggaccactgtgcagcagattggactgtgtggggaccactgtggagcagattgtactgtgtgtgggtcactgtggagcagattggactgtgtgggggtcactgtggagcagattatactgtgtggggaccactgtggagcagattgtactgtgtgtgggtcactgtgcagcagattgtactgtgggggtcactgtgcagcagattatactgtgtggggaccactgtggagcagattgtactgtgtgtgggtcactgtggagcagattgtactgtgtggggggtcacagtggagcagattggattgtttgggggtcacagtggagcagagagctctataaagccccattcacatgtccGTATTTTGCAAGTCTGTAActttccacaattgtggatctgcacattattaaggttaaattgctgtgttggcatttTGTGATaacttagtgggttttgggtggcagtttgggcactcagtctctaaaaggttccccatcactggtctatgggaTATGTTCTCAGCATTGCCAGCTCAGATCCCTAGCATGCTACTTATCTCTGCACTCCATTGGTTTCTGCAGTGGAGACAGAAATCTACACAGAAACTGCTGAATGTGAACAGGGTCATGGAAACCTCGTCCTCCTGCATTGCATGTGAATTGTTCTAGGAGTTCACAGGGATTGTATTAGATCCGATACATGTGAACAGAGTTTTAGACCTCTGTGTGATGTGTCGTCCGTCTTGGTGCGCTCACATCCTGAGGATTTTCCAGCATTTCCGAAACTCAAAAGAGAAGCTGCACAAGTAAAGGTCAGGGGATGTAggctctccttaaaggggttgtccaggctaaaaaaaaaaaaataattaggcAGGGggaatgtgaaaaaaaacaaataaacaaaacccCTATATttgcctgtccctgatgctccggtgtcttccCTGGTCCTGTAGCTCGGCTGTAATTTTTTGCCGGAAGTCACCTCCGGCTGTGACGTCCATTGTCCCCTCCACGGAGGCTGCACATCAACCTGGAAGGGACCCTGGGACATTGCCGTTTGGTCACATGCTGGGAGACCTCGGACCACCAGGGACACGGgagtatgtttattttttattttttttatcttcttctggcctaaaaaaaatatcctggactaccctttaaagggagtgtgtcaccagcccccagcatatcaccccagatagataggttagggtcccctgaatcaGGTGGCGATCAGATCATAGATCACAAGCTCTTTGCCTCTTTAGCACAGACTACCTGCTTCACTAGAAGAGACCCTTTAACTTAGACCTTGTATCTTCCAATGCCTACCTCTGTTTGGCAGCCATTGTGCCTCAGTATTTAAAGGCAGTGGGAGGGTTGTGTTGCACTAGTTCCCCGGGAGCCTTAGAACCCGAGCACCCAGTACATCTGCCACTTCCACAGCAGCCGTTCCCAGCTATCATACATACCCCTCAGGGTATACATCCCGCAGGTTGGGAACTActcaaaaagacgcgcgttatacgaaaaagccattgaactcaatggctaactacattgtacacgtgtaaaatgaacaaaatgagcggagcgtatacagaatacactgagcgtaaactccgtgtgaaggggccatgaCACTTAATTTCCCGCCACGCACTTCCCTGGTGGTTCCTAGCCTGCTCACAGGAATATCGGCATTACTTTTAGCGATGTTAATTGATTGCAGCATCTGTTAACCTATTCCTAGCCAATGGCAAAGAACAGAGTAACAGATGCTGGAATCAATAACTTCTTCcccatccactgtactattatggcagatgtcagcaCTTTAAATATGGCTCCCACTCATGTCCTCTGATTACAAGAATTTAGTACATGTGAGGCCCCCAATCCACCCTCCAGACCGAGCCCCTGCCTCATTGAGGaagctgaaggctcccaggcctgtcttagggcccgtgcacacgatgtaacgcggcattgattctgacacataaatttggtattgctgcaaTCGTGTCGGCCAGGAGAATTATAAGGATTGTGTCATTTTTACCAAACATGAATGTCTTAAAAACCGTAAATTTTCTATTTGTACATGGCATTGTAGAATTATTATGTCTACATTATTACCTTTACTGCAATCTTCATATTCCTCCTTGGCtaaaaatagtcaaaaataaTAAGAAGAATATTTTTGATATATAGGGCGACCTCTGCTTTGCACTGCCTCATAGTTCTCGCCATGTGGATGAGCTGGCTCATTGATGTCTATGGTAGAGTTTTCTAGGCaggctctgtgcagggaggggggctggaTAAGCTGtgctatcttctattgtaacacTATCAGTCTTTTCTGTGATGTAAGTGAGACCACTGCTGCAAAAAATACCCTTACAGAATTGGTGTCAGTCTGTTATTCGGCTTAATGGCCAGAGTGGAGATTGcacaatataagataagataatcctttaatagtcccacattggggaaatttcagtatttgTACTTTTAATATATAGACAGTGGcatggaaaggtttttttttaaaaaaaaattaaagagttttttttttcctaaggaTACCCCTGTAAATCAGCTGGTAACTTTTTTTTGACTCCACCAAAAATGAGTCCCAACTCCACAGTCCTTGAATCTCCtctatccataaatgaatagtcccagtgaatataataaactatgtaatatatcttattaaggaaatctgtttccttctccttcctttaCTCTGCCTCTAATAGCACCCTTATCTGTATCTAGcctcacacatagaagtctatagagaggggatgGATGGAGGACGAGGATGTTATTTAGTTACAGtgtgtagcagagtttagcagctgtagttatttgtgtgtcttttccagcagccacttcctctccctcccctttccatagacttctgtgttagAAGTAACTCAGTCTGATTAATGGAGATGTATTTTTCTTTAATGAGATATATTCTCAACCCCCGACATGTGGCATGCGACCTGTTAGTCTCTGGCACACAACTTCACCCTCTGTAACGTGTGCTTTATAAAGGATGATTGTCAGCCATATTTTTGTCAAACTCCGGCAACTGCAGATATTGATCCTGTCTATAATATACTGGCTGGTGGGGAACCATATGACTATACACGCCACCCAGCGTCCTCTATAGTAACACATACAGGCGCCATGGAGAAGTAATGTGTACAGTCACATGATCCTTTACCCGGCGCCAAGCTATGAACAATATCAATGTCTTCAGATGCCAGAGGCTGGCAGAATGGGGATAGAGTGATCATCAGTTATAAAGAACATGGTAGAAGAGGATCACTTGGGGTAACACTGTACAAAAAAAGGTTACTTACCCCGGTTCTAGAGTTTTACTTCACCTTGCTGGTATACTCTGAAATATCTGGtggttttgcaaatttattaagactggtatctCACATGCCAGTCTTGACAAACAGCCTGACTGGCACAGGGACGGAGAGACTTATGGAGAGGCTGCCACAGGTAGGTACTAGTGCAGATTTTCATTCCATCTCACATCAGTTAAGCAGAAGCGGCCATGCGCCAAACAATACGatctctatgccagaaaactggcgtttAGGGGGTaataaataatcattttattatgcaattattgatattgtataatcaaTTAAATGGATAGCTtcttatttactttcataggaaccaTCCAGTAGctttttcatgaattagaggatctttactgcttctgtctgaggTCATCGAGCAGGGAGTCGGAGTGGGTGGTGTGGCCGTCCAACTCCACAGCTCTGGTTTTACtagggaacttttttttttttttatgtagattgtgagccccatatagggatcacaatgtacatttttattcctatcagtatgtctttgtagaatgggaggaaatccatgcaaacacggagagaacatacaatctccttgcagatgttgttcctggcaggattcgaactcaggactccagcgctgcaaggctgaagtgctaaccaatgagccaccctgttgccccCACTACAAAACTTTTAGTAGTTgtacattaaagaggatctttcatgtcctcggccacatgcagttttatatacgctAGAAAGCTGTCAGTGTGCTAAATTtattgcactgtcagctttcctgttatgtgccccggggctggagatatcggtgccgttactgatatctcttcactgtcagaagggtgtccctgacagtctagctgagctgtgaggaacgcccatcCTCACTGTACTCGTCCattgccctgtactgtcagagaggcctTTCCTTACCTCCCAGGACTGCTGCTGAGCTGTGAGAAACGTCCcctagtacaagtctatggatgagtattgtcaggacaggcgttcctcacagcccagctagactgtcagcaacgtccttctgacagtgggcagagattggtccCGAACTTaaaggcactgatatctccagcctggggacacataatggggaagccgacagtgctctgaattcggcccactgtcagctttctagcggtatatataacCGCATGTACCTGAGGTcatgaaaaatcctctttaacaTAATGTAACTTTATAAAATATACCGtatgtatttttgtattgtcTTTTCTAATTAAACATAGTGCATGGCATTTTACGGGGTAAGAAGTTTATTAATCTGTGCTTCGCCTGGTGTCCAGCCCAGACTCTGTGAGACAGCATGCAGTGTTACATTTGTGTATCCAACAACACTTGGCCATTCTGACACATGGCCTGACACATATGCTGTCACACCTGTTGTTGCTCATACACATGTCCACCTGTCGCACTATAAATCCTATCATATCCTGCTCGTGGTATTGAACAGTGTGTGCATGAGACACCATTTAACCCCTCTCTTGCTGAAAAGTGTGAGCTTTGTGATCGCCTCCTTTAGTCCTTATTCACATGCCTGCTTTATACTGTACATCGTATACAGATTAGCAGAATAGTGCTCTAGGGGCGATTTTTCATATCCTTGGGCTTTGCCATTTGCTGCCCCTGACTGCCGTCCAGCTCCACGCACCATATGTTGAGTGACATCTCTCCCTGCCGGTCACCTTCTTCCGGCCATGACGGACGCCATACTAACTGTATTGCCTGATGACAACACGCTCTGTCGTCTCCATCTGAAGCTGGCTTGCTTCACTTCCAGGTGCGGTGCGtcggaataaaaaaaaatggagcagCGGTCCTGAATAAGAAGGATATCTTTGGAAATTATGCAGCCCTACAAGATACTGTCATTAATTTATATTTGattttgctgctgacagactctctttcagACTACTTTGACCTTAATTCcaaatgtggctgctttctgccaataacctctctaaagttcccaAAGTCTCCTTTCTagttaatttgcagttcactccctgttgctaCCCAAGGTCTGTCCATAGGTACATTAGATGAATATGACGttttcacagtgagtggaggggttgattctcctcacaaccTCCACACACATGCCTGCAAACTGCTTGCTCTtggcaaaggactgaacattctgcaaatctcacagcttacaatgtaagaaaaaagtCTTCTATCTGCTTGTATCATTACATATGGGATATTATTCAAAGACTGCAAACAGCTTTTCCTGACACTGCTCATAGATTGCTCTACCCTTTATTTGCAGTTCCACGTTCCCGGACATCCTATATTATAAAATACTTTCATGTGCAAGAGGCCTAGCTCTTCTTCTGAACTCAAGTTGGAACTCCTTCTCAAGGGATTTCACTTATAGCGACTTCCAAGAGCAATATGTATTGGGTTATTACAAATTGCCTTGATCAGTCTTTCATTTTGTTGACAGGAGCTGCCAAATGGTCATCACAATGAAATAATTATTGGTTgacacacttaaagaggacctttcatggtccggggcacaggcagttctatataccgctggaaagacaacagtgcgttgaattcagcgcactgtctgctttcctgatctgtgccccgggtgaaaagttagcggtcccggtaccgtagcgctttacagtcagaagggcgttcctgtcactctgtcaggaacgtccttctgtacagcagtgcctatagtgctgtacagtgtgagcgttcacactgtacagcactataggcactgctgtacagaaggacgttcctgacagagtgacaggaacgcccttctgacccaggactccagcgctgcaagtctacagtgctaaccactgagccaccgtgttgcccctgaataaatatatttctgtatatttcaGCACCTCTCAAGATATGGCTTTACTGGTCTTTATTTGGGCATTCATCACACCCTTTATACAGTCCAAAATGTCACCCAACTCCATGTATTCTTATGCCAAGTGTCATCGGCTGAATACTGACATTTATTATAGATTTGGGATTGTGGAATTTCCTCTGTAACTACCTTGCTCATAACACGATTCTGACCCAAATGGGCAATTTTTTATCATTATCGCAGAAGTGGACAAAGGCCGCCCTAGTGAGACCTTTATGTACACTGAAGTTACTATGTGACTGTTTGATATATACGGTATGGTATTCTGTATGGGCACCACCCTGTTCCATTGGGGTAACTGACTCATCTTTATGACAGGTAGCGATGGGGGACAGGGTGGGGGTTGGGATTGAATTTGATTTTGTATACCTTGTTGTACTCTATTTTGTACATTGACTGTTGTTCTCTTGTCAGGATTTGACTCATGTTTTTGCTCTGTTTTATATggataaagggatcctattatcggataacctttttttctcgataacacttaggaataaccttaagaagcctattcttctcctacctttagatgtcttctccgcgccactgttcggtagaaatccgggttttcttcggtatgcaaatgagttctctcacagcaacacagctcaaacagcactgagggcgttcccaatgctgtaagagaaatctccagcaatgcctccatcttcttcaaaaaccccttctccctgtgttttcttccatcctgggtttcaatcttctagttcTCGGGCATAGccgcctgggccacaagaaaatggccacttacgcagtaagctggtgtaagcagccattttcttgtggcccttgcatgcgcagtcggctctgcccgaggcctagaagatggaagaagacacaggtggAGGCGTTTCTACTTCCTTCAAGCACTGGACTCTGGCATGCTTTGGTGATGTGCCCTCTATTGGCAGGAAGCAGCATGTGATTGCAGCTTGCAGGAGGAGCACATGGCGCTGTCATGTTACAGCAGCTGGTGTATCTGCTCAGCTGGTGTACTCTGTGACCCCTTCTGCTGGGAGTAATAGAGCAGTGGGAAAGCTCTTCATCTAACTTTCCTCTGTTTGTCCATATTTAGGTAACTTTCTTCTTCACCGGCTGAGATGATCAAGTTTTTCCTGATAGTTAATAAGCAAGGACAAACCAGGCTGTCTCGCTATTACAATGCTGTGGAAGTTCAGAGGAGAACACTGCTAGAATCCGAAGTCATCAAACTATGCCTGTCTCGTCCCAAAGACCAGGTAGGATTATACAGCCCTGTATACTTGGGGTGGTCTTGTGACATGTCCTAGTGAGGTGTCTGTAATTGTTATTGGTGCGAGTCCAGGTACTGAGATCTTCACCGACTGCTGACACAAAGcagcataagggtaagttcacacagggttttttggaccggaacctgaggcagaggccgcctcaggttccggtccaaaatatgtgcagctgcgactggatgccggtcgcgcactccactccagattaggcccaatgaatgggcctagtcgggagtgtcttcaggtggatatcACAAGAAAAAACAactgagcggctcctattgatttcagtgagagccgtctttttggtgacgattttgaggcggatacggcctcacaatcctgaccaaaaaacccgtgtgaacttaccctaagagttcaGTTTAGCATTATGCCCCTCTGGCTATGATCAGCTCATCTCGAGAAACCGGTTTGCTGAAGATGGTCTCCAGAAGTCTATGGATCCGTCTTCAGCTATCCAGACCTCTATAAGGAAAGCCAATGACAATAGCTCAGGTGAGTTCTTCTGTCCTTGTGTGACAACAGTTGGAGGTCTCGGCACCTGGACCATCATACATCAAATCTTCTGACATCTCTATGATATGTGAAACATTTTATGACAGGGCGGATGCTCTGTGGGACATTTTGCTTCTCTTGCTGCCTCCGTTACAATGTGGCTCCAACTTCCACTTGTCAGGGATTGGTACCATTGAcagctgaggcccggttcacatctgtgtttgggtttccattcggggagtccacttggggaccccatgaacagaaacctaatccgtatAAACAATAGTGGttgcctaaggaaacctgcagatcccatagactataatggggtccgtgtggtttcccctcagtttctgcacaaaaaatatggagggaaaagtgctgcttgctcaataatattgtcttatatagccagtgcactgTTCTTCACATCTGTATCTGCCTCCTTCCAGTGTTCCTTTGTAGAATATAAAGACTTCAAGCTGGTGTATCGGCAGTATGCGGCGCTGTTCATTGTGGTGGGAATAGATGAGTCTGAGGTAAGAGCTCCTTTGTTACCGGATCACTGTCCTGTCTGCTTATGTCTTCTTCTACTTGTACttgtactttaaaggggctctatcagcaaaatcatgctgatagagccccacatatgcgtgaataggctattcatgcactgctaatgttatattaaacttccacgcctcttcttcctccgatgtcctccggtccc from Leptodactylus fuscus isolate aLepFus1 chromosome 7, aLepFus1.hap2, whole genome shotgun sequence carries:
- the AP4S1 gene encoding AP-4 complex subunit sigma-1 — its product is MIKFFLIVNKQGQTRLSRYYNAVEVQRRTLLESEVIKLCLSRPKDQCSFVEYKDFKLVYRQYAALFIVVGIDESENEMAVFELIHNFVEVLDKYFSRVSELDIMFNLDKVHIILDEMVLNGCAVETNKSRILAPLLVLDKVGDS